The following are encoded in a window of Amycolatopsis solani genomic DNA:
- a CDS encoding acyl carrier protein, with protein sequence MNDVSTTATPARTPEAVTREIREFLTGRVKQDVPEDQDLFRTGLVSSMFAMELVVFLEQTYGIAIVGPDLKLDNFRTVEGMTALVGRLLDE encoded by the coding sequence GTGAACGACGTCTCCACCACCGCAACCCCGGCACGCACGCCGGAGGCCGTGACGCGGGAGATCCGGGAGTTCCTGACCGGACGCGTCAAGCAGGACGTCCCGGAGGACCAGGACCTCTTCCGCACCGGCCTGGTCTCCTCGATGTTCGCCATGGAGCTGGTCGTGTTCCTCGAGCAGACCTACGGCATCGCGATCGTCGGGCCGGACCTCAAGCTCGACAACTTCCGCACCGTCGAAGGCATGACGGCGCTCGTGGGGCGCCTGCTCGATGAGTGA